A region of Streptomyces sp. TG1A-60 DNA encodes the following proteins:
- a CDS encoding FAD-dependent oxidoreductase, which produces MKPDLDVAVVGAGIAGLTAAHELRSAGLAVRVYEQLPQVGGRMRSVRQEGWTVDTGAEQVAPRGYRATWELLRRLRVTPADVPRVGGAVAVWRGGRAHLGVGEGTAVVTGAGLSARARLDLAAFSAWTGRRSAGFDGDRPEHSPLGAATVREVAARYHRDLHDYLFQPVAGCFFGWDTARSTAAPMVSLLLEAGPPATWRTYRDGMDFLARRLAVGTEVVTGRAVREVTDAGGHAVLRFDDGQVTARAAVLAVPAPVAAALRPDAPADEQPFLTACTFTPMMKVSCLLERPLAPAARRPVHILLTPAAEEDVLSGVVVDHAKDPGRAPAGRGLVTLVAGPHRVPELLDAFPDEAADLLVRAAERYVPGIGGACRHRLVHSFRHGLPEVTPQALRERAGFLSRPARAVEYAGDWLMLRPASEGAVRAGALAASRVLSRLGRNTPAGHDRAEEIRATA; this is translated from the coding sequence ATGAAGCCCGATCTCGACGTCGCCGTCGTCGGCGCGGGCATCGCCGGCCTGACCGCCGCCCACGAACTGCGCAGCGCCGGGCTGGCCGTGCGGGTGTACGAGCAACTGCCGCAGGTCGGCGGCCGGATGCGCAGCGTCCGCCAGGAGGGCTGGACGGTGGACACGGGCGCCGAGCAGGTTGCGCCCCGCGGTTACCGCGCGACCTGGGAGCTGCTGCGCCGGCTGCGCGTCACTCCCGCGGACGTGCCCCGGGTCGGCGGCGCGGTGGCCGTCTGGCGCGGCGGGCGTGCCCACCTGGGCGTCGGCGAGGGCACGGCCGTGGTCACCGGAGCGGGCCTGTCCGCCCGGGCTCGGCTCGACCTGGCCGCCTTCTCCGCCTGGACCGGCCGCCGCAGCGCCGGATTCGACGGCGACCGTCCCGAGCACAGTCCGCTGGGCGCCGCCACCGTGCGCGAGGTGGCCGCCCGCTACCACCGCGACCTGCACGACTATCTCTTCCAGCCGGTCGCCGGCTGCTTCTTCGGCTGGGACACCGCCAGGTCCACGGCCGCCCCGATGGTGAGCCTGTTGCTGGAGGCCGGTCCCCCCGCCACCTGGCGCACCTACCGCGACGGCATGGACTTCCTGGCCCGCCGGCTCGCCGTCGGCACCGAGGTCGTCACCGGCCGCGCCGTACGCGAGGTCACCGACGCGGGCGGGCACGCCGTACTGCGGTTCGACGACGGGCAGGTCACCGCGCGGGCCGCCGTGCTCGCCGTACCGGCACCCGTCGCGGCGGCGCTCCGCCCGGACGCCCCCGCCGACGAGCAGCCGTTCCTCACCGCCTGCACCTTCACGCCCATGATGAAGGTCAGCTGCCTGCTGGAGCGCCCCCTCGCCCCTGCCGCCCGGCGCCCGGTGCACATCCTGCTCACCCCGGCCGCCGAGGAGGACGTGCTCTCCGGCGTCGTCGTCGACCACGCCAAGGACCCCGGCCGGGCCCCCGCCGGCCGGGGCCTGGTCACCCTCGTGGCCGGTCCGCACCGGGTCCCCGAGCTGTTGGACGCCTTTCCCGACGAGGCCGCCGACCTCCTCGTCCGCGCGGCGGAACGCTATGTCCCGGGCATCGGCGGCGCCTGCCGCCACCGTCTCGTGCACTCCTTCCGCCACGGCCTGCCGGAAGTCACACCCCAGGCCCTGCGGGAACGCGCCGGCTTCCTGTCCCGGCCGGCGCGCGCGGTGGAGTACGCCGGTGACTGGCTCATGCTGCGGCCCGCCTCCGAGGGCGCCGTCCGGGCGGGCGCGCTGGCCGCGTCCCGCGTCCTGAGCAGGCTCGGACGGAACACTCCGGCCGGCCACGACCGAGCGGAGGAGATCCGTGCGACCGCATGA
- a CDS encoding UbiA family prenyltransferase, whose amino-acid sequence MTDSIAAGRPAATAHGHSRLRTYARLGKLDVYDYYLGIFLALTAALFPAGAFTTRQALVLAVFLAGEVAVLMAMVALDDVTGFRDGSDLANYGPDNPLRNKARKPLVAGALTVPQALRFAWVSAGAGALLWAGAAALAPHHPLWALLAAGTLFAVSLQYSYGLKISYHGFQEVFLVALGAVLVIVPYGLVTGGFSGFLMVQAVLFGFGPLMFGVYSNTNDVAGDRAVGRPTVAALVSERGNAVFIGALSVAEFLIGAVASATGAAPWWFVLLMLPATALRARQYLTGFVRGDIMTARRTGFAVHRLSVLLMIVANVVVGTGAAG is encoded by the coding sequence ATGACGGACAGCATCGCGGCCGGCCGTCCCGCCGCCACCGCCCACGGCCACAGCCGACTGCGCACCTACGCGCGGCTCGGCAAGCTGGACGTGTACGACTACTACCTCGGCATCTTCCTCGCCCTGACCGCCGCGCTGTTCCCGGCCGGCGCCTTCACCACCCGGCAGGCACTGGTACTGGCGGTGTTCCTGGCCGGCGAAGTCGCGGTCCTCATGGCGATGGTCGCCCTGGACGACGTCACCGGGTTCCGGGACGGCAGCGACCTCGCCAACTACGGCCCCGACAACCCGCTGCGCAACAAGGCACGCAAACCCCTGGTCGCCGGGGCGCTGACGGTGCCCCAGGCGCTGCGCTTCGCATGGGTCTCGGCGGGCGCCGGGGCGCTGCTGTGGGCGGGCGCCGCCGCGCTCGCGCCGCACCACCCGCTGTGGGCGCTGCTGGCGGCGGGCACGCTGTTCGCGGTGTCGCTGCAGTACTCGTACGGCCTGAAGATCAGTTACCACGGTTTCCAGGAGGTGTTCCTCGTCGCCCTCGGTGCCGTGCTGGTGATCGTTCCGTACGGCCTGGTGACGGGTGGCTTCTCCGGTTTCCTGATGGTGCAGGCGGTGCTGTTCGGGTTCGGGCCGCTGATGTTCGGCGTCTACTCCAACACCAACGACGTGGCCGGCGACCGGGCCGTGGGCCGTCCGACCGTGGCCGCCCTGGTCTCGGAACGGGGCAACGCCGTCTTCATCGGAGCCCTGTCGGTCGCCGAGTTCCTCATCGGCGCGGTCGCCTCGGCCACCGGGGCGGCCCCCTGGTGGTTCGTGCTGCTGATGCTGCCGGCGACCGCGCTGCGGGCCCGTCAGTACCTGACCGGGTTCGTCCGCGGCGACATCATGACCGCCCGCCGGACGGGCTTCGCGGTGCACCGGCTGAGCGTGCTGCTGATGATCGTGGCCAACGTCGTCGTCGGAACGGGAGCCGCCGGATGA
- a CDS encoding DegT/DnrJ/EryC1/StrS family aminotransferase: protein MALDPEQRFILGRRTAAFEDLLREDLGAADVVACSSGTSALSLVLRAMDIGPGDEVIVPAFGCAPLAASVVGVGAAPVFADIRPDTMTMDPEEAERLVTERTKAVMPAHMFSVMADMPRFAELARRHGLRLLEDSAVAQGGVLRGVPAGLWGEAGLYSFVQVKTCGMPGEGGVVVTRDPALGEKVRMLRNHGQYTGRRFVHHAVGLNSRFDEIQAAFQTHRYSGFPARLARRAEIAAYYTERFTPLADHGVLPPPSGRDGRCFYVYTVLAEDREALGAHLAEWGVATHVYYPRPLPAHRAFAPYAPPGARWPRAEQAARRHLALPVHHMLTDAQVQHVADLVSAFATEHR from the coding sequence GTGGCCCTCGACCCGGAGCAGCGTTTCATCCTGGGCAGGCGCACCGCCGCCTTCGAGGATCTGCTCCGCGAGGACCTGGGGGCCGCCGACGTGGTCGCCTGCTCCAGCGGCACCTCGGCGCTCTCGCTGGTGCTGCGGGCCATGGACATCGGTCCCGGCGACGAGGTGATCGTGCCCGCGTTCGGCTGCGCGCCCCTGGCCGCCTCGGTGGTCGGCGTCGGGGCCGCACCGGTCTTCGCCGACATCCGGCCGGACACCATGACCATGGACCCGGAGGAGGCGGAGCGGCTGGTCACCGAGCGGACCAAGGCGGTGATGCCGGCCCACATGTTCTCCGTCATGGCCGACATGCCACGCTTCGCCGAACTGGCCCGGCGGCACGGACTGCGCCTGCTGGAGGACTCGGCGGTCGCCCAGGGCGGCGTGCTGCGGGGCGTCCCGGCCGGGCTGTGGGGCGAGGCTGGGCTCTACTCCTTCGTGCAGGTCAAGACCTGCGGCATGCCCGGCGAGGGCGGCGTGGTCGTCACCAGGGACCCGGCACTGGGCGAGAAGGTGCGGATGCTGCGCAACCACGGCCAGTACACCGGGCGGCGGTTCGTCCACCACGCCGTCGGGCTCAACAGCCGCTTCGACGAGATCCAGGCCGCCTTCCAGACGCACCGCTACTCCGGTTTCCCGGCGCGGCTGGCGCGGCGGGCGGAGATCGCCGCGTACTACACCGAGCGCTTCACGCCGCTGGCCGACCATGGCGTGCTCCCGCCACCGTCCGGCCGGGACGGCCGGTGCTTCTACGTGTACACGGTCCTCGCCGAGGACCGGGAGGCTCTCGGCGCCCACCTGGCCGAGTGGGGGGTGGCCACGCACGTCTACTATCCGCGCCCCCTGCCCGCCCACCGTGCCTTCGCTCCCTACGCGCCGCCCGGCGCCCGCTGGCCGCGCGCCGAACAGGCCGCCCGCCGCCATCTCGCCCTGCCGGTGCACCACATGCTGACCGACGCTCAGGTCCAGCACGTCGCCGATCTAGTGAGCGCCTTCGCCACCGAGCACCGCTGA
- a CDS encoding DegT/DnrJ/EryC1/StrS family aminotransferase, which translates to MDEVFRSGKFSHGQQVGQLEAALADYTGARHVMGVNSGTDALVLLLRACGVRPGDGVLVPAYSFFATASAVVLAGGVPQFVDIDPETYAMDPAALEAAVTPRSRFVMPVHLFHTMADMAVVTAVARRHGLTVVEDSAEAIGMRRHGVHAGLHGAGGVLSFFPSKTLGALGDAGAVLTDDPEVAATVAALRHHGRTGRTLNDFPAISTESALPGANSKMDDIQAAVLLAKLSLLEEHIARRAELADAYTARLEDAPGIARLPRTTAGKPDDRDVYYVYLIETEHRDALVTHLERHGIGTEVYYPVPLPHQPAFAHLGHRPGEFPHAEAAARHAVALPFHPDLGSGDLDRVCDTIRSFLAGTRTTA; encoded by the coding sequence TTGGACGAGGTTTTCCGCAGCGGCAAGTTCTCCCACGGACAACAGGTCGGGCAGCTCGAGGCGGCGCTCGCGGACTACACCGGCGCCCGGCACGTGATGGGCGTCAACAGCGGTACCGATGCGCTCGTGCTGCTGCTGCGCGCCTGCGGAGTCCGTCCCGGCGACGGTGTCCTGGTGCCGGCGTACTCGTTCTTCGCCACAGCCTCGGCCGTCGTACTGGCAGGCGGGGTACCACAGTTCGTCGACATCGACCCGGAGACGTACGCGATGGACCCCGCGGCGCTGGAGGCGGCCGTCACACCGCGGAGCCGGTTCGTGATGCCGGTGCATCTGTTCCACACGATGGCCGACATGGCGGTCGTCACCGCCGTCGCCCGGCGGCACGGCCTGACGGTCGTCGAGGACAGCGCCGAGGCGATCGGCATGCGCCGGCACGGCGTGCACGCGGGCCTGCACGGGGCCGGCGGCGTCCTGTCCTTCTTCCCCTCCAAGACGCTCGGCGCGCTCGGCGACGCGGGAGCCGTGCTCACCGACGACCCGGAGGTGGCGGCCACCGTCGCGGCCCTGCGCCACCACGGCAGGACGGGCCGCACGCTGAACGACTTCCCGGCCATCTCCACCGAGAGCGCGTTGCCGGGCGCGAACAGCAAGATGGACGACATCCAGGCGGCCGTCCTGCTCGCCAAGCTGTCCCTCCTGGAGGAGCACATCGCACGCCGGGCCGAACTGGCGGACGCCTACACCGCCCGCCTGGAGGACGCGCCGGGGATCGCCCGCCTGCCGCGGACCACCGCCGGGAAGCCGGACGACCGCGACGTGTACTACGTCTACCTGATCGAGACCGAGCACCGGGACGCCCTCGTCACCCACCTCGAGCGGCACGGCATCGGCACCGAGGTCTACTACCCGGTGCCGTTGCCCCACCAGCCCGCCTTCGCCCACCTGGGCCACCGGCCGGGCGAGTTCCCCCACGCCGAGGCGGCGGCCCGGCACGCCGTGGCCCTGCCGTTCCACCCCGATCTCGGATCCGGCGACCTGGACCGCGTCTGCGACACCATCCGCTCCTTCCTCGCCGGAACGAGGACGACCGCATGA
- a CDS encoding Gfo/Idh/MocA family oxidoreductase, whose product MLQPLVVGLGRSGSGLHLSTLVRLARRTAATGGPLVALPAVGCDPRAGTLRPMGMPGEVTAVTTLERALHHVDPATAVVHVCTPPRLRYDLLAELAGHGFRRLIVEKPLATSTEELDALIRLRQDSGLGLVAVAHWTTSRLAGRLRRLVGGGRLGSLRRITVDQHKSRFLRSLATDGHPTALDVEIPHSLALALDLAGPAELRAARCWDLRCEDRSLPGLGGAHVELEHRSGVVTLLRSDLGAPVRQRSVVCEFEGGTATAHFPLSEDDDHAQLVVAPFDRGTAPPPAGVLDADGVPGARHQVFRDDALTDFLDGAYRGFASGSAGVGNFPLACATARLLCAAREHCAATPRARAGSR is encoded by the coding sequence GTGCTGCAGCCCCTCGTGGTCGGGCTCGGCCGGTCCGGATCAGGACTGCATCTGAGCACACTCGTCCGTCTGGCCCGGCGGACCGCGGCCACGGGTGGTCCGCTCGTCGCCCTGCCCGCGGTCGGCTGCGACCCGCGCGCCGGCACTCTGCGGCCCATGGGCATGCCCGGCGAGGTCACGGCCGTCACCACGCTGGAACGGGCCCTGCACCACGTGGACCCCGCCACCGCGGTGGTCCACGTGTGCACACCACCCCGGCTGCGATACGACCTCCTCGCGGAACTGGCCGGACACGGCTTCCGCCGACTGATCGTGGAGAAACCCCTCGCCACGTCCACGGAGGAACTCGACGCCCTGATCCGACTGCGCCAGGACTCCGGCCTCGGTCTCGTGGCCGTCGCCCACTGGACCACCTCCCGGCTCGCCGGCCGGTTGCGCCGGCTGGTGGGCGGCGGACGACTCGGCTCCCTGCGCCGTATCACCGTCGACCAGCACAAGTCCCGCTTCCTGCGGTCCCTGGCGACCGACGGGCATCCGACCGCCCTGGACGTGGAGATCCCCCACTCCCTGGCGCTCGCGCTCGACCTGGCCGGTCCGGCCGAACTCCGCGCCGCGCGCTGCTGGGACCTGCGCTGCGAGGACCGCAGCCTGCCCGGCCTGGGCGGCGCGCACGTCGAACTGGAGCACCGTTCGGGAGTGGTGACGCTGCTGCGCTCCGACCTCGGCGCACCCGTCCGGCAACGCAGCGTCGTCTGTGAGTTCGAGGGCGGGACGGCCACGGCCCACTTCCCGCTCAGCGAGGACGACGACCACGCGCAGCTCGTCGTCGCCCCCTTCGACCGCGGTACGGCGCCCCCACCGGCCGGTGTCCTCGACGCGGACGGAGTGCCCGGGGCCAGGCATCAGGTCTTCCGGGACGACGCCCTGACCGACTTCCTGGACGGCGCCTACCGCGGCTTCGCCTCCGGATCGGCAGGCGTCGGGAACTTCCCGCTCGCCTGCGCGACCGCCCGGCTGCTGTGCGCGGCCCGGGAGCACTGCGCCGCCACACCGCGCGCCCGCGCCGGGAGCCGCTGA
- a CDS encoding sugar phosphate isomerase/epimerase family protein, giving the protein MARHSAAGPRVRGFGPLAGIGDEAAPGTDGQLAALRRLGWNAIELRTVDGTALADLSPAAFGTLARRLADAGVTVTAVASRIGNWSRPITGDLGQDLTELDVLAERCAALGCRLVRIMSYPNDGLTETEWADRVLARTAVLADRAERAGLVLVHENCAGWAGDRADRALRLLRAVGSPALRLLFDTGNGVPYGYRAPDMLRHLAPHVVHVHIKDAVRTPDGGTAYTLPGEGEAGVLECLELLAAHGYTGALSLEPHLAVRPHEGLARAGEDATDLFVRAGQALAGLLGAEQPVTGPLGGPA; this is encoded by the coding sequence ATGGCCCGGCACAGCGCCGCCGGCCCCCGCGTCCGGGGGTTCGGGCCGCTCGCCGGCATCGGCGACGAGGCGGCGCCCGGCACCGACGGACAGCTGGCCGCCCTGCGGCGCCTGGGCTGGAACGCCATCGAACTGCGCACGGTCGACGGCACGGCCCTCGCCGACCTCTCCCCGGCCGCCTTCGGCACGCTGGCCCGGCGGCTCGCGGACGCCGGCGTCACCGTGACCGCCGTCGCCTCCCGGATCGGCAACTGGTCCCGTCCCATCACCGGCGACCTCGGCCAGGACCTCACCGAACTCGACGTCCTGGCCGAGCGCTGCGCCGCCCTCGGCTGCCGTCTGGTGCGGATCATGTCGTACCCCAACGACGGTCTGACGGAGACCGAGTGGGCCGATCGCGTCCTGGCCCGCACCGCCGTCCTGGCGGACCGCGCCGAGCGCGCGGGCCTGGTACTGGTGCACGAGAACTGCGCGGGCTGGGCCGGGGACCGGGCCGACCGCGCGCTACGACTGCTACGCGCCGTCGGCAGCCCGGCCCTGCGGCTGCTGTTCGACACCGGCAACGGCGTCCCGTACGGCTACCGCGCCCCGGACATGCTCCGCCACCTCGCCCCCCACGTCGTCCACGTCCACATCAAGGACGCCGTCCGCACCCCGGACGGAGGCACCGCCTACACCCTGCCCGGCGAGGGCGAAGCCGGGGTGCTGGAATGCCTGGAGCTTCTGGCCGCCCACGGCTACACCGGAGCGCTCTCCCTGGAACCCCATCTCGCCGTGCGTCCCCACGAAGGACTGGCCCGGGCGGGTGAGGACGCCACCGACCTCTTCGTACGGGCCGGACAGGCGCTCGCCGGGCTGCTGGGCGCCGAGCAGCCGGTCACCGGCCCCCTGGGCGGCCCGGCGTGA
- a CDS encoding M20/M25/M40 family metallo-hydrolase, translated as MSALFTGRHRELLLDLLRLPSVNPLEAGPDDPPSRLPEILQLYATAAAEAGLRTIRLASPPAACLDRPGVPLTVRAAARDPRFLADQPSLLLRLGPERSRAHTVMFNVHLDTVAGHTPPAFHGVRFTGRGAVDAKGPAVALLAGVRAAASHPAVGRDVTVLLQAVAGEEGGALGTYGTRPLLEAGHHGRLNVFCEPTGLRALPRATAAMTARITVAGEDAVDDHPDAGHNATVLLGFLAQHLAARLDGAVPGTRVCVAGVDTGRTHNRVHGTGTLLMNLSYRRTSDGDRLKTEVTRHVADGLHRFTELFATSREFARTARDAARITRLGWDKQGLPALDDSDPWAEELLARAGARSAAGDPGFTCDAIWAAGLDGAFTTVLGPGCLAANRAHAPGEFVDLADLEDFAGVVHRLVTFFAEAVPAPSGHRPP; from the coding sequence GTGAGCGCTCTGTTCACCGGGCGGCACCGGGAGTTGCTGCTGGACCTGCTGCGCCTGCCGAGCGTCAACCCCCTGGAGGCCGGCCCGGACGATCCGCCGTCGCGGCTGCCCGAGATCCTCCAGCTGTACGCGACGGCCGCCGCCGAAGCGGGGTTGCGCACCATCCGCCTCGCCAGTCCGCCCGCCGCCTGCCTGGACCGTCCGGGCGTGCCGTTGACGGTCCGCGCCGCCGCCCGCGATCCGCGCTTCCTCGCGGACCAGCCCAGCCTGCTGCTGCGGCTGGGACCCGAGCGTTCCCGTGCGCACACCGTGATGTTCAACGTCCACCTGGACACCGTCGCCGGACACACCCCGCCCGCCTTCCACGGCGTGCGCTTCACCGGCCGGGGCGCGGTCGACGCCAAGGGACCCGCCGTGGCCCTGCTCGCCGGGGTGCGGGCCGCCGCGTCCCACCCCGCCGTCGGACGGGACGTCACCGTCCTGCTCCAGGCCGTCGCCGGGGAGGAGGGCGGCGCCCTGGGCACCTACGGCACCCGCCCGCTGCTGGAGGCCGGGCACCACGGCCGCCTCAACGTGTTCTGCGAGCCGACCGGGCTGCGCGCGCTGCCCCGGGCCACCGCCGCGATGACCGCGCGGATCACCGTCGCGGGCGAGGACGCGGTGGACGACCACCCGGACGCCGGACACAACGCCACCGTGCTGCTTGGATTCCTGGCCCAGCACCTCGCCGCCCGCCTGGACGGGGCCGTACCCGGTACACGGGTGTGCGTCGCCGGAGTGGACACCGGCCGCACACACAACCGCGTCCACGGCACCGGCACTCTGCTGATGAACCTGTCGTACCGCCGCACCTCCGACGGCGACCGCCTGAAGACCGAGGTCACCCGGCACGTCGCCGACGGCCTGCACCGCTTCACCGAACTCTTCGCCACCAGCCGGGAGTTCGCCCGCACAGCGCGGGACGCGGCACGGATCACCCGGCTCGGCTGGGACAAACAGGGCCTGCCCGCCCTGGACGACTCCGACCCGTGGGCCGAGGAGCTCCTGGCCCGCGCGGGAGCCCGGTCGGCGGCCGGCGACCCCGGCTTCACCTGCGACGCCATCTGGGCCGCAGGCCTGGACGGCGCCTTCACCACCGTGCTCGGACCCGGCTGTCTCGCCGCCAACCGCGCCCACGCGCCCGGTGAGTTCGTCGACCTCGCCGACCTGGAGGACTTCGCCGGCGTGGTCCACCGGCTCGTCACGTTCTTCGCCGAAGCGGTGCCGGCGCCGTCAGGGCACCGACCCCCGTAG
- a CDS encoding Ldh family oxidoreductase, giving the protein MTAPTAPRATVERTPVLVDHAELHASLTGLFTGHGIPDARARLAVDALCHGDLTGLDSHGVFNLTRLYLPLLESGRCDPGAEPQVLTDLGACAVVDARRALGLWAAAEAMDDAVARAGRHGVGLVSVRGATHFGCAGFHAVRAAHAGMIGVVASNCGGQRIARPPGGAVAMLGTNPLSIAAPALDKHPFLLDMSTTVAPTGRVRVAARRGTPVPSGWLEDAAGDPVTDPSAFDRGEAFLRWLGGTAETGVHKGYGLGIAVELLAAVVSGAAVGPAPAALEGDGRAHGSDDDIGFFLLAIAPGVLRPGADLTAATRSLFGALVDCPPVRGGEPVRYPGWQEAELAAERRRHGIPLPPHLHAELTDQGLLRGPGSPR; this is encoded by the coding sequence ATGACGGCACCCACCGCCCCACGAGCGACGGTCGAGCGCACACCCGTCCTGGTCGACCACGCGGAGCTGCATGCCTCGCTCACCGGCCTGTTCACCGGCCACGGCATCCCTGATGCACGGGCCCGGCTCGCTGTGGACGCGCTGTGTCACGGCGACCTGACCGGGCTCGACTCGCACGGCGTGTTCAACCTCACCCGGCTCTACCTGCCGTTGCTGGAGTCGGGCCGCTGCGACCCCGGCGCCGAACCACAGGTCCTCACCGACCTGGGCGCCTGCGCGGTCGTCGACGCCCGCCGCGCCCTGGGCCTGTGGGCCGCGGCCGAGGCCATGGACGACGCAGTGGCACGGGCCGGCCGGCACGGGGTCGGGCTGGTGTCGGTGCGCGGGGCGACCCACTTCGGGTGCGCCGGCTTCCACGCCGTGCGCGCCGCGCACGCCGGGATGATCGGCGTGGTCGCGAGCAACTGCGGCGGCCAGCGCATCGCACGCCCCCCGGGCGGCGCGGTGGCGATGCTCGGCACCAACCCGCTGAGCATCGCAGCGCCCGCCCTCGACAAACACCCGTTCCTGCTGGACATGAGCACCACCGTCGCGCCCACCGGACGGGTCCGCGTCGCCGCCCGCCGCGGCACCCCGGTGCCCTCCGGCTGGCTGGAGGACGCGGCGGGCGACCCGGTGACCGACCCGTCCGCCTTCGACCGCGGCGAGGCCTTTCTGCGCTGGCTGGGCGGCACGGCCGAGACCGGCGTCCACAAGGGCTACGGGCTCGGCATCGCCGTGGAACTGCTGGCCGCCGTCGTGTCCGGCGCGGCCGTGGGACCCGCGCCCGCCGCGCTGGAAGGGGACGGCCGAGCGCACGGCAGCGACGACGACATCGGCTTCTTCCTCCTCGCGATCGCCCCGGGGGTGCTGCGACCCGGCGCGGACCTGACCGCCGCGACCCGGTCCCTGTTCGGCGCGCTCGTCGACTGCCCGCCGGTGCGCGGCGGCGAGCCGGTGCGCTACCCGGGCTGGCAGGAGGCGGAACTCGCCGCCGAGCGCCGCCGCCACGGCATCCCCCTGCCCCCGCACCTCCACGCGGAACTGACCGACCAGGGTCTCCTCCGCGGCCCCGGGAGCCCGCGTTGA
- a CDS encoding Gfo/Idh/MocA family oxidoreductase has product MTRPLRLGVVGLGAISPYYLAAAERLPEWQLTAVCDARDETLEQFPGRAARFRDHRTLLERARPDALVVAVPNDVHLPLCRDALVAGVPVCVEKPLALTAAEGSVLVDLARRCGVPLMTAFHRRYNAAVRALARRTAGREIRSVRVRYLERIEEHLGGEDWYLDPARCGGGCVADNGPNALDLVRLLLGELAVTGCEIHRDGAGVDRQAVISLHGRTGATASVELDWSYPGERKDIEVEVAGGEVLHADMLAGHTGFKASLWHEYEAILTEFAALVRTGAPVGPGAHGGLPALELVESAYRSARPAPDATAAEADR; this is encoded by the coding sequence TTGACCCGGCCCTTGCGGCTCGGCGTCGTCGGCCTCGGCGCCATCTCCCCCTACTACCTGGCCGCCGCGGAACGGCTGCCGGAGTGGCAGCTGACCGCCGTCTGCGACGCCCGTGACGAGACACTGGAGCAGTTTCCCGGCCGGGCCGCACGCTTCCGCGACCACCGCACGCTGCTGGAGCGGGCGCGACCGGACGCCCTGGTCGTGGCCGTGCCCAACGACGTTCACCTGCCCCTGTGCCGGGACGCCCTGGTCGCCGGTGTGCCGGTCTGCGTCGAGAAACCCCTCGCCCTGACCGCGGCCGAGGGTTCCGTACTGGTGGATCTGGCGCGGCGCTGCGGGGTCCCGCTGATGACGGCGTTCCACCGCCGCTACAACGCCGCCGTCCGCGCACTGGCGCGCCGGACGGCGGGCCGGGAGATCCGCTCCGTCCGGGTGCGCTATCTGGAGCGCATCGAGGAGCATCTCGGCGGCGAGGACTGGTACCTGGACCCGGCCCGCTGCGGCGGCGGCTGTGTGGCGGACAACGGTCCCAACGCCCTCGACCTCGTACGGCTGCTGCTCGGTGAACTCGCCGTCACCGGCTGCGAGATCCACCGCGACGGCGCCGGCGTCGACCGTCAGGCGGTGATCAGCCTGCACGGCCGTACCGGAGCGACGGCGTCGGTCGAGCTGGACTGGTCGTACCCGGGAGAACGCAAGGACATCGAGGTGGAGGTGGCCGGCGGAGAGGTGCTGCACGCCGACATGCTGGCGGGGCACACCGGCTTCAAGGCGTCGCTGTGGCACGAGTACGAGGCGATCCTCACCGAGTTCGCAGCGCTGGTCCGTACCGGTGCCCCGGTCGGCCCGGGGGCGCACGGCGGCCTACCCGCGCTGGAACTGGTGGAGTCGGCCTATCGCAGTGCCCGGCCCGCACCGGATGCGACGGCAGCGGAGGCGGACCGGTGA
- a CDS encoding EF-hand domain-containing protein, translating into MSTAVANDRLAKRFERWDTDGNGVLEASDFQGEAARIAQNLGKSADSQEVQELHSAFQGLYEHLAQKAGVPAGGAISREQFLDATGEMLFKEGEASLNRALSPIVKALIRLCDDNHDGEIDAREFQAWLSAVGVPASQAGDMFQKVDRNGDGRLSEDELLQVVRDFHFGRLEAELLG; encoded by the coding sequence ATGAGCACCGCTGTCGCCAACGACCGCCTGGCGAAGCGCTTCGAGAGGTGGGACACCGACGGCAACGGCGTCCTGGAGGCGAGCGACTTCCAGGGCGAGGCCGCCCGGATCGCCCAGAACCTCGGCAAGAGCGCCGACTCCCAGGAAGTGCAGGAGCTCCACAGCGCCTTCCAGGGGCTGTACGAGCACCTGGCCCAGAAGGCCGGCGTCCCGGCCGGTGGCGCCATCAGCCGGGAGCAGTTCCTCGACGCCACGGGGGAGATGCTGTTCAAGGAGGGTGAGGCGAGTCTCAACCGGGCGCTCTCGCCCATCGTGAAGGCGCTGATCCGCCTGTGCGACGACAACCACGACGGCGAGATCGACGCCCGTGAGTTCCAGGCCTGGCTGTCCGCCGTCGGCGTGCCGGCCTCCCAGGCCGGGGACATGTTCCAGAAGGTGGACAGGAACGGCGACGGCAGGCTGTCCGAGGATGAACTGCTGCAGGTCGTCCGTGACTTCCACTTCGGCCGGCTGGAGGCCGAGTTGCTCGGCTGA